Within Chelatococcus sp. HY11, the genomic segment TTTTCGCCATGGAACGGGGTCATGCCGCCATCCGGCCAGAGAGCGAGCTCGGCTCCATTGTCGGTTGTATAGAGAACGATCGTATTGTCGGTAATTCCGAGATCGTCGAGCTGTTTCAGAAGCTCGCCGACATGCCCGTCATGCTCGGCCATGCCGTCCGCCTCGATACCCTTTCCCGTCTTGCCGTTGCTTTCGGGCTTGAGGTGGGTGAACACATGCATGCGTGTCGCATTGAACCAGACGAAAAACGGTTTGTCCGCCTTGTGCTGCCGGTCGATGAAATCCTTCGCGGCGGTGAGAAATTCCTCGTCGATCGTCTCCATGCGCTTCTTGTTCAAGGGGCCGGTATCCTCGATGCGGCCGTCGGCGTGTGTGTGAAGCACGCCACGAGGGCCATATTGCTTTCGGAAGTCGGGGTCCTTCGGATAGAAATAGCCCTCGGGCTCTTCCTCGGCGTTGAGGTGATAGAGATTGCCGAAAAACTCGTCGAAGCCGTGGTTTGTCGGCAAATGGTGGTCCTGGTCGCCGAGGTGGTTCTTGCCAAACTGCCCTGTCGCGTAGCCCCTCGTTTTCAGCACATCCGCGATGGTCGGCATCCAATCGGTGATGCCATGGGGGTCCCCGGGCATGCCAATGGTCAACAGGCCGGTGCGGAATGGCTCCTGTCCGAGAATGAACGAGGCGCGTCCGGCGGTGCAGCTCTGCTGCCCGTATGAATCCGTGAAGATCGCGCCCTCTGTGGCGATCCGATCGATATTCGGGGTCCGATAGCCCATCAATCCCATGGTATAGGCGCTGATTTGCGAAACGCCGATATCATCGCCGAAAATGACGAGAATGTTCGGCGCCTTGGTGCCGCTGGCGCCGCCGGTGGCGGGAGGTGCTGCAGTCTGAGCGACGCTTCGTGTAGCTGCTCCGATCGTGGCCGCCGCGGCAGCGAGCGCTGTCGATCCCATAAGGAGCGAGCGACGGTTCACATGATTGCCGGGCGACTGGGATGACTGATCCGATGACATACGCCATTCCTCCACTGTAGATGTCTCTGCCCCATCAATTTGAGCTCTATTCCGGCTCTGGTGCAGCGAACGAGCGCCTCGTGCCCCAATCCTGGTTCCTTGCCTTATGGGGGAGACGTCGTGGGCGAGGATAAGCTTGCCTTACGTAAAATGGAGAGTCGAGTAGAGTTTCTGCTGGCAGAATGTGATCCCGCGGGGGGCTCGCCATACGTGACGGATGTACTGAAATCAGCTCGGCTGAATAGGAAAATACCGCAGGATGCGATGATCGCATTGTAAAACCATCTGTTTCTCGGATAATTGGTGATCCCGCCGCGGCGATTTCTTCGCGCCAGCACATCCGCCCAAATGGACTAGACATATACGGAGGTGGCTACTTGAAGCTCCTTCGCGCCTCAGGGGAGGGGACATTGAACGAGCAGATCAAAGCGCTTGAGGAGATCTTTCGGTCGAAGCCACGTCCGACCACATGGACGGAGCGGCGCGAGCGCATGGATGAGGTCTGCGCCATTGATCCCGTGAGCACTAGCATCGCCTTGGAGCCTATCTCCATCGGCGCGATACCCGCAGAGTGGTCACTGGCTCCGGGAAGCGACGCCGGTCGGGTGCTGATGTTCCTCCATGGCGGAGGCTATTGTTCGGGGTCGATCAAAAGCCACCGCACCATGGCGACGGGTGTCGGCCGGGCGGCGGGTGTCCGCACGCTGGCGGTGGGATACAGGCTGGCACCGGAGCATCCCTTCCCGGCTGGCCTCGACGATGCGCTCTCGGCTTATCGCTTTCTGCGGGCTGAGGGCTATGCCGCGGAGAATATCGCGATCGGTGGAGACAGCGCGGGTGGCGGCATGACGCTTGCCTGTCTTCTCAGCCTGCGAGCTGCCGGCGAGGCGTTGCCCGCCTGCGCGTGGCTGGCGTCCCCCTGGGTCGATCTCGATATGACGGGTGAAAGCCTCACGACAAAGGCTGCGGTCGATCCGCTCATCCAGCGGGATTATCTCCAGGGGCTTGCAGCAGCCTATCTTGGCGGGAATGATCCGCGTAACCCACTGATTTCGCCGCTTCACGCGGACCTGAAAGGCCTGCCGCCGATCCTCGTGCAGGTGGGTTCCAGTGAAACGCTACTCGATGACGCGGTGCGTATAAGCCGTGCGCTGGGTGTGGCGGATGTACCGGTGACATTGGAGATTTGGCCGGAGATGATCCACGCTTGGCCGCTCTGGTCCGCCCGCCTCGACGACGGTGCCCGCGCCACCGAGCATGTCGGCGCGTTCCTGCGTCATCATTTCAGTAAAAATTGAAGCGAATCAGATCTCGAAAGTTTTAGTAAAAAAGAAACGCGCCCAGAGGGCGCGTTTCAATGTGTTCAGTGCAGAGTATCGTCAGCTTATAGCGCGATATTCCGGGATCAGGCGAAGCTCACGTAATCGGCAAGATTGGTGCCGGCGAGGTTGACGCCCGCGAGGTGGACGATGTTGTTGATGATCAGGCCGTCGCCGAATTCGGCGACATACCACTCGCCCTTGTGCTGGAAGCCGACGATCCTATCGTCGGCGGCATAGCCAGCGACGAATTCGGTGGCGGCGAAGAGAGACAGATTGTTGAAGGTGGCCTTGGCCGCGTTGCCCGCGGCGTTGGTCCCGAATTTCACGATGCCGTCGTCGAAGTTGGCGACCGTGATGCCGAGAACCTTGATCGCGCCATCGGCCTGAACGGCATTGTCATCGTTGAACACGAGTTCGTCGGCCGTCGTGTCGAAGCCGGTGACATCGTCCATGGCGAGGAAGATCGACTGGAAGATGTCTCCCGTATAATAGACTTTATCAACGCCGGCGCCCAGGTGGATACTGTCACCGCCGAAGCCGCCTGTGACCGCGCTGCCGCCGCTGCCGGCCTTCAACGTGTCACTGCCCCATTCGCCATTGAGCTCGGTAAAGCCCGTGAAGTTGGAGGCGTCGGCGGTGTCATCACCCAGCTTGCCGTCGAAGACGAAGCGCTCGACGTTCTGGAAGGTGACGAGATCGGCGCCGTTGGAATCCACCAGCTTCGTCGCGTTCACCACGATGGTGCTGCCACCAAGCGCGGCGACGAGTTTCAGTGTGTCAGTGTCGGCACCGCCGTCATAGGTGGTGCCGGCGCCGCTCACCTTGTCGCGCACGGTGAGGAGGTCATCACCGGCGCCACCGTTGAAGACCACCTTGCCCTTGTAGGCTGTCAGATCGAGCTCGTCCGCGCCACCATTGGCATTGACGGTCTTGATGCCGTTGACATCCTTGGCGTCGATGACTTCCTCGGAGTTATGCGTGACCTTGAAGGTATTGGCGTCGCCCGAGAAGGCCAGGATGTTGGCCTGGTCGTCGCCGACGATCTCCAGTGACGTCTGGCCGCTTACCGTATTGCCGATCAGCGTGTCATGACCGCCGTAGGACAGCTCGTGGATGACGTCGTTGTCACCCTTGCCGGCGTGGAACTCGTTCTCGCCGCCACGTCCGCGGAAGATGACCCGTCCACTGAACTGGCTGGCATCGACATCGTCATTGCCCGCGTCGCCGACGAAGTTGAAATCTTCGACGCTCGACAGATAGAGCAGGGTTGAGCTGCCGTTGGTCAGCGCGTTGTCCGACAGGAACAGCGTGCTGCCCGAGGCCTTGGCATCCACCGCCAGCCCGTCACGATCGGCGCCGCCATTATAGGTCGAGCCGACGCCGCTGTAGCCGTCCTTGTAGACAAGGGTGTCGTTGCCGGCATCGCCGTTGAATGTCAGGATACCGGTGAAATTGCGCAGATCGACCTGGTCGCCGCTGGCGCCGCCGTTGACCTTGATCGGTCCGTTACCGAACTGGCACGCGTCGATGACATGGTTGTTGGTGTTATCTTTAAATACCTTGAACGCGTTGCCGCTGCCCGAGAAATTGAAGACGTCGGCCCCGGATGTGCCGTTGACTACCAGCTCATTCGACGCCAGATATGTCTTGCTGTAGTTCCACCACAGCAGGCTCCAGTTGACCGTCTTGTCAACACCACCGATGATCGTGTCAACGCCGCCGTTGCTGTAGTCGTGGGTGAAGACGTTCTTTCCAGATGCGCCGATAAGCTTGTTGGTTCCCGCTCCGCCATTGAAGCGCGCGTCGCCTAGGTACTTCGCCGCATCAAAGGTCTCATTGCCGGATGTTCCGGAGAATGATACACCGTTGTTGATCAGTGTTGCGAGGAATTTGGATTGGCCGTTTACCGATCCATTCAGTGTCGTCGGGATATTGAATCCGAAGATATTCGTCGATTCAATGACAACTTTTGCGTTGCTGCCATTTCCTTTGATGACGAGATCATTCTGTTGGGATAAATTGCCGGCTATGATACTATAACCGCTTGTACCGACATTGTATGTTTTCGTCGCCACGGGCGCCCCCCAAAATTGCAGTTGAGTCAAATATTTGTAATTTTTGGATATTCCCGCCGGGATTTTTGATGGCGGGTATCAATAAATACCACTCCCTTGCGGCCATTTCCAGCGGTACTTCGGTATTGTCAAGGCCAAATTCGCGATTCTGAGCGTCTCGCCTATGTGATTTTTTGAGACAGCGGTTTCGGCATCGAAGGCGAGCCGCGTCCGACGTGAGGCGCATCAGTTCCGTCCGCGCGCGGCGTCGGAAATCGATGGGCGCAGGTTGGCCGTCGGCTCACATTTGGGGAAGGCGACCGGGGAGGCTCGCTGATGGGCGGGGCGACGACATCACTCTTCTGCCGGCTCAGGCCGCCGCTTCTTGAAGGCGCGGCGCGTTGTATTTTGCCTGCACGCCTGCAGGTGAGGGCACCGCTCCGACTGCCTGGGCGCGCGGAGCCAATGTCATCGCTTCAGCCGCCCGACCGCCAGCATGGCTGCCGCGAATGCTGTCAGTGTGAGGCCGATCGTGACGATGCCGGCCGGCGTGATGCGTCCGCTGCCTTGCATGGAGATGCAGTTGCCCACGCGTAGATTGAACACGCCTTTCATCTCCTCGGGGTGTGTGGGGATGGGCTCGGTTGTGGAGGGCAGAACATCTTCCTGATTGGTCATGACGCGTCCTCGTCGCCCGGATGGGATGGCGCGAACTTTCGCGCCCGCGTGGAGGGTCGTCAAGGCGACTGCCGGGTGCCGCTCATTCGAGGGCCTTTTGGGCTCTCCTTCCCGGCAAGCGCATCGGCCTTAAAGCATCGTGCACCGACTGGGTCGTTCGGCCGCCGCTATCCGCGCATGCGTTTTCTCGCGATTGCCCCGCCGGCTTCTCGTCAGAGGATGCCAGCCCGCATCACCCCTTGCCAAACCAGCATGGCTCCCACAGGCAACAGGAGCCAGTAAATGACGGTGTAGAGCTGCTCGCCGGACACGCGCCGCACAAGCCAGATGCCGGCAAGGGTCGATACCAGCGCGAGCGGGAACAGAACGAGCGCCGTGCTGAGATTGCCGGGGGTGAGTTGGTTCAGCGCCAGGAAAGGCACGATCTTCGCGCAGTTGATGATCGTCCAGATGATCTGCTGCGTGCCGACGAAGATATCCCTCGGCAATTTCTGAGGCATGAGAAAAATCTGATGGAGCGGCGCGCCGGTATTGGCGATCATGCTCGTGAATCCGCCGCCCACCCCGCATATCCAGCCGGTGATGCGGCTCAATCGCCCGCTGGGCTGCGCTCGCTTGCCAAGGAGCGACTTGATACCGAAGCCGGCGGCGATGATGCCGAGCACGATCTCGACCGCACCGGCAGGCAGCTCGGCGGCCAGAACATATCCCAGAGCCACGCCGACAAAGGAGGCCGGCAGGAGGATGCGGACGTTCGGCACATCCCACTTGCGCCAATAGGCATAGGTGCTGATGAAATCCTGGAAGATCAGGATGGGCAGCATGATGGCCGCGCCCTGCACCGGCGAGATCGCGAGGCCGATCAGCGGGAGCGACAGCACGGCGAGGCCCGCGAAGCCGCCTTTTGACAACCCGACGAGGATGACCGCCGGGATCGCGAGGGCATAGAACAGGGGATCGGTGATCATCGTCGGTCCACATCAAATCGCGATGATCGTCGATTTCCAGTCGGTATATTTGTCGATCGCGTGGAGGGATTTGTCCCGGCCAAAGCCGGAGGCCTTGAAGCCGCCGAAGGGCACGGAGATCGAACCGCGATCGAAACAGTTTACCCAGACCGTTCCGGCACGGAGCGCTTTGGCCACCTGATGCGCCCGCTTCACGTCGCTGGACCAGACGGAGGCCGCGAGGCCGAAGTCTGTGTCATTCGCGGCCGCCACGGCCGCCTCGGCATCGCGAACCGGGATCACCGAGAGAACCGGTCCGAAGATTTCCTCTCGCGCGATCGTCATGCCATTGCCCACACCATCGAACACGGTCGGGGCGATGAAGTAGCCGCCACTCTCGGCCCGTGCCCGCCGTCCGCCGGCGACAAGCCTCGCCCCTTCCGTCTGCCCTTGGTCAATATAGGCGAGGACGCGGTCCATTTGCTCCCGGCTGACGACCGCACCCATTGCGGTCGCCGGGTCGAGCGGATCACCGGCGGCAAAGGCGCTGCTGGCGGCAATGATCTTGTCAAGCAGAACGTCATGGATCGGGGCCTCGACGATCAGGCGTGAGCCGGCGTTGCAGACTTGTCCGGTGTTGCTGAAGATGCCCGCGACAACCGCCTCCGCCACCGCGTCGAGATCGCCGGCATCGGCGAGGACGACCTGAGGCGACTTGCCCCCGAGCTCCAGGCCGACGCGTTTGCCATTGGATTGGCCCGCGTAGGTGAGAAACCTGCGGCCGATGTCCACCGAGCCGGTGAAGCCGACGCAATCGACATCGGGATGCAGCCCCAGCGCCTGGCCCGCTTCGGGACCGAGGCCCGGCAGCACATTCAGCACGCCCGGCGGCAGGCCTGCTTCCACCGCCAGCGCCGCGATCCTGATCGCGGTCAGCGGCGACTGTTCCGCTGGCTTGAGGATGACGCTGTTGCCGGCCGCCAATGCGGGGCCGATTTTCCAGGCCGCCATCAACAACGGGTAGTTCCAGGGCACGACAGCGGCGACAACGCCCAGCGGCTCGCGGGTGACGAGGCTGACGAGATCGTCGGGACCTGGCGCGACCTCGCCGTAAATCTTGTCGATCGCCTCACCATAATACGCGATGCAGGCGGCCGCATTCGGGACATCCCAGCGCAGGCTGTCGCCGATCGGCTTGCCGACATCGAGCGTCTCGAGAAGCGCGAGCTCTTCCACGCGCTCCTCAATGAGTTTGGCGAAGCGGAGCATGATCCGCTTCCGCTCCTTGGGCGACTGCCGGGTCCAAACCCCGCTTTCAAAAGCCCGGCGAGCGGACGTTACAGCGCGGTCGACATCCTGGGCGTCGCACGCCGACACGGCGGCGATGGGCTGTCCCGTTGCCGGATTGATCGTGCTGAAGGTCCGGCCGGATTGCGCCGGGCAATAGGCTCCATCAATGAAGGCGCGAGTCTCCGGTCGGAGCCGCGCAGCCTTTTCCTGCCAGAACGCCGTGTCGTGCAATGTCATGATCTCATTCAATCCGTCGGCCGTCGTGCGAGTCAGTCGAGGAGGCAGTCGGGCGAGACCTCGATCAGTGTCGGGCGGTTTGTCGAATGGGCTCGCGCCAGCGCTGATTCCAGTGCCGCGCCGTTGGTGGGGCTGGCGTAGTCGCAGCGGTAGGCGGCGGCGAGCCGCTCCAGCTCCGGCGGCGCGACATCGACCGCGACTGGCTCGATGTGATGGGCCGCCATGTGCCGGCGTATGGCGCCGAACCCGTGATTGTTCCAGACGACAACCGGCAGTGGCAAACCGAGATCCGCGGCGGTGGCCAATTCGGCAACCGTGAATTGCAGCCCGCCATCCCCCGTCAGGCACACCACGGCTTGCCCTGGAGAGGCCAGTTTCGCGCCGATCGCCGCGGGAAGCGCGTAGCCAAGCGTCCCGTATCCTGTCGAGGCGTTGAACCACGCGCGCGGATGGGACGGTTCGTGAAAGCGGTTGCCGGCGTAGACCGGCAGCGTGCTGTCGCCGACGATGATCGCATCCGCATCCTTGCCCGCGAGCGCGGCGATCAGCGGCTGGAATTGCCGGGCGTGGGGAGGAAGCGTCGCGGCCGCGGCGTCACGCACGGCCCGGACCCGCGCCGCGCCACCACTCTCGCGGGGGTGCGTGGCTTCAAACAGTGAATCCACGGCCCGTGCCGCGTCCGCGTGGATGGCGATGGCGGGCAGCGCGTTGCGAAACAACTGCTCGGGGTCGATGTCGATGCGGATCAATGGGCCGAGCGTGAGCTTCTGGCCGGCCTCCGTCTCGAAATCGGTCGGCCCGAGCTCGGTGCCGATCGCCAGCAGTGGATCCGCGCTCGCGAGGAGTTCGCGCACGGGCGCCATGCTCGGTGCGTAGCCGATGGTGAGCGGATGTCCCGCGGGAATGAGGCCCTTGCCGTTGATCGTCGTCACGACGGGCGCATCGAGCCGCTCGGCCAATCGGGTGATCGCCTGCCCGCAGAAGGCGGCACCGCCGCCGGCGAGAATGACAGGCGCTCGCCCCGCGCCGAGAACGGACGCGGTGGCTGAGATCGCGTCCGTTGCCGGAGAGGGAGGACTTGTGGAGACTATCGGCACAGGCGCGGCCGCACCGGGGCCGCGCAGGAGATCGACCGGGATCTCGATATGGACAGGGCGCGGGCGGGCGCTGCGAAAGATCGCGAAGGCCCGGCCCAGCACGTGCGGGAGTTCAGCGGCATCCATCAGCGTATGGCTGAAGGCGGCGACGCCGGCCGCCATACGCTGCTGGGACGGCAACTCATGGAGATAGCCATTCCCCGAACCGAGCTCGCCCCGGGCACCGACGCTGGAGATCACCAGCATCGGCACGGAATCCGCGAAGGCCTGACCCATCGCGGTGGTGATGTTCGTGACCCCCGGACCGCTGACGATGAAGCAGACGCCCGGGCGCCCCGTGACCCGGGCATAGCCGTCAGCCATGAAGCCGGCGCCCTGTTCATGGCGCGGCACGACATGCCTGATCGTGCTCGCCGCAAGGCCCCGGTAGAGCTCCATGTTGTGGACACCGGGGATGCCGAACACGTATTCGACGCCAAGAGCCTCGAGCTGGCGGACGACGGCAACGCCAAGGCTTGGTGCCAAGTCCAGACTTGGTATCGTGTCCTGCTCTGGTGCCAGCCTGGGGGTATCGACGCCAGTCCCCATCACTCCGCCGCCAGCGGCATGGTCTCCGGATTGAGCAATCCCTTCGGGCGCTCGCCCTTCATGAGGCGCACGAGGTCACGCGATACGGATGCGCAGCGTGTTCCGCGCACTTCCCATGTCGCGCCGCCGTTGTGCGGAGCCAGGATGACATTGTCGAGCTTCGTCAGCTCCACCGGGCAATAGGGATCAGCATAGGGCGGCTCGTCCCAGTAGACATCGAGCGCCGCGCCGGCGATCACGCCATCCTGCAGCGCCTTGATCATGGCCTTCTCGTCGACGATGCGCCCGCGCGCCGTGTTGATGAAATAGGCCTCCTTCTTCATCAGGCCGAACTCACGTTCGCCGATGAGGCAGTGCGTGCTGTCGTTGTAGTCGCACTGCACCGAGAGATAGTCGCTCTCCGCGATCAATGTGTCGAGTTCTGGCACCCACTCCACGCCCAGCGCCTTCTCATCCTCGGCGGACAGACGATTACGCTTGGTATAGATCACCTTCATGTCGAAGGCTTTCAGGCGGGGAACCATGTAGCGCGCCACGGCGCCCATGCCGATCATTCCGACCGTCTTTGCCGGGCAGCCCTGGCCCATCAAGGCCATCGTCTGCTCCTGCTTGAACTGGCCCGCGCGGGTGTAGCGATCGGAATCGACGATCCGGTAGGCGAGGCCCAGGATCATGCCGACGGTGAGATCGGCCGTCGCCAGGCTCACACCGCCCTGGAAGACCTCGGCCGTGTCGCCCTTGACGATCGGCAGGTTGCGGGCGGTGGCCGCCGGAATGTCAATATTGATGCCGACCTTCGTCAAGGCGCCGATTGCCTTCAGATCCGGATTGGCGTTGATGACATCGGCGCTGACGATGGTATCTCCCAAAACGTAGAGCCAGTCGCAGCGCTTGGCGTTGGCGATGAGTTCGTCCTGGCTGATCTGCCGGTCGAGATAGGGATAGACGGTGACATCGGCGACTTCACGCAGGATGTCGAGCGCGACTTCCGGGATCGGCTGAGCCACGAAGACTTTATCACGCATACGCGGGAGCTCCTTGAGTTAGACTGCGGGACGGGCGAGACCGTCCCGATGATCAGGAAAACGATGTGATGAGATCGACGTAGGCCTTCTCGGAATCCGCGAAGTAGTCGCGATACCAATCGGCGCTCGTCTTGGCCTGAACGGCCGCATTGGCCGGCGATCCGTTGTCGATCGCGAGCTGCTCGGGTGTCTCCAGCGCGCGGGCGGCCGGGTTCGCCGGGCCGTTGCCGAGAAGATCGAGAAGCGCGATCTGGGCCTTGGGGTCCTGCATGACGGCGATAGCCTCCATGGCAAGCTTCCCCGCGGGATTGCCCTTGGGCACCACCCAGCAGGCTGGCATCAGGAACCCGCCCTTGAAGGTGTAGTCGACCTCCGCGTTGGCTTCGCGCTTGAGAACGTTGGCCCTGGTATTCCAGATATAGGCCATGGCAACATCGCCGTTGCGCAAGATATCCATGCTGCGCGAGCCCGTATCCCAGAAGATCAAATCATCCTTGATCGAGGATATTTTCTTGAACGCGCGTGCCTGGTCCAGAGGGTAGAGCTTATCCGCGGGTACACCGTCGGCCATCAATGCCATTTCAAGCATGGCGGTGGACGATTTACGCAGGGCGCGCTTGCCAGGATATTTCTTGACATCAAAGAAGTCGGCCAGCGTTGGCTCTCCGGAAACCTGCTTCTTGTTCCAGGCAAGCACGAAGCTCGACATATAGTTGCAGATGCCATACTCGTAGGCGAATTCTGCCGGAACCTTGGACTTGTCGACAACGCTATAGTCGATTTTCTCGAGCAGACCGCGTGGGCCGAGTTCACCGATGGCGCCAACGCCGGCGTCGCAGACGTCCCAGGTCACATTCTTGGCGTCGACCATCGCTTTGATCTTGCCATTGCTTGGACCGGATTCGTCATAGACGAATTTTCCGCCCGCCTTCTCATAAAGCGGCCCGAAAACGGCGACGAATGCCTTCTGGGAATCGCCGCCCCAGGTCGCCATGACGACTTCCTTCGCGGCGGCCGAGGCGCCGCCGAGGCCAGAACTCAGCCCGACAGCACCGAGCGCCGTGAGCCCCTGGATGAGTGTGCGTCGACTGATCTGGCCCTTGTTGTAACGCTCAACAGCAAGTTCAACGCAGTCTTCCGCAAATTCCTGCAAACGCGCCATCGTATTCCCCTCATTATTGTATGGAATAGATCCGCGAGGACATCGAACTGAGCGATGTCGCTCTGACGCAGGCCCGGCTCTTTATGCGACGTGGTTTACGTCTCCGCCAAGTTCACTGGTCTGCAGACATTGTGCAGGGGACGCGCATGCGGTCGCAACTGATAATTCTGAGAGCTTGTCTCTGAGAAAAACTAACAATGAAGCGCACGCAAACGACAGGATGCCGCGGACCTCGCGTCGCGGCGGGTAAACGGTGGGGACCGGCGGACGAGTTTTAAATCTTCCCGTCGGCGATATCAGCATCGACCCATTCGATGAACGTCTGGACGAGAGGGGTGGTGCGCATGTCGCTGCGGCAAATCAGGAAGAAGGCATCGGTCGCGGGCACGGCCAGATCGAACGGCACCACGAGCCGCCCGTTCGCGAGCGGCTGGCGGATCGTCACATTGTCGCCGAGCGCGATGCCGTTGCCGTACATGGCGGCGGTGATGGCGAGATGGGCATCCGACATGAAATGCTGACGGGCCTTGGCGAGCGTGTCGGTTGCGCCGGATGCGGCGAGCCACCGGCTCCACTCGCGTCCTGCGTCCCCGTGAAGGATCACGTGCTGCGCCATGTCGCGCACTTCGCGCAGTTGGATCTTGTTGAGCAGCGTCGGACTGCAGACGGGAAACAGGCTGATTGTCGTCAGCTCGCGTACCCATCGGTCCGCCCAGCTGCCGTCTCCATAGTGGATGCAGAGATCTATGTTGGGTGAATAGACGTCGGCGGGATTGTTCGACGAGGAGAGGCGCAGGCGAATGCCCGGAAACTGATCAGTAAATGTCGCTATTCTAGGCAAAAGCCAAAAGGTAAGCAGTGCCGGAACGCAGCTGATCACAAGGTCGCCCTCCATCGAGGGGCGCCGAAGACGGCTGGTTGCTTCGGCGATCGTCTCAAAGGCGCTGCTGATCGATGGCAGCAAGGCG encodes:
- a CDS encoding sulfite exporter TauE/SafE family protein, which codes for MITDPLFYALAIPAVILVGLSKGGFAGLAVLSLPLIGLAISPVQGAAIMLPILIFQDFISTYAYWRKWDVPNVRILLPASFVGVALGYVLAAELPAGAVEIVLGIIAAGFGIKSLLGKRAQPSGRLSRITGWICGVGGGFTSMIANTGAPLHQIFLMPQKLPRDIFVGTQQIIWTIINCAKIVPFLALNQLTPGNLSTALVLFPLALVSTLAGIWLVRRVSGEQLYTVIYWLLLPVGAMLVWQGVMRAGIL
- a CDS encoding 5-guanidino-2-oxopentanoate decarboxylase, which translates into the protein MGTGVDTPRLAPEQDTIPSLDLAPSLGVAVVRQLEALGVEYVFGIPGVHNMELYRGLAASTIRHVVPRHEQGAGFMADGYARVTGRPGVCFIVSGPGVTNITTAMGQAFADSVPMLVISSVGARGELGSGNGYLHELPSQQRMAAGVAAFSHTLMDAAELPHVLGRAFAIFRSARPRPVHIEIPVDLLRGPGAAAPVPIVSTSPPSPATDAISATASVLGAGRAPVILAGGGAAFCGQAITRLAERLDAPVVTTINGKGLIPAGHPLTIGYAPSMAPVRELLASADPLLAIGTELGPTDFETEAGQKLTLGPLIRIDIDPEQLFRNALPAIAIHADAARAVDSLFEATHPRESGGAARVRAVRDAAAATLPPHARQFQPLIAALAGKDADAIIVGDSTLPVYAGNRFHEPSHPRAWFNASTGYGTLGYALPAAIGAKLASPGQAVVCLTGDGGLQFTVAELATAADLGLPLPVVVWNNHGFGAIRRHMAAHHIEPVAVDVAPPELERLAAAYRCDYASPTNGAALESALARAHSTNRPTLIEVSPDCLLD
- a CDS encoding alpha/beta hydrolase, with the protein product MNEQIKALEEIFRSKPRPTTWTERRERMDEVCAIDPVSTSIALEPISIGAIPAEWSLAPGSDAGRVLMFLHGGGYCSGSIKSHRTMATGVGRAAGVRTLAVGYRLAPEHPFPAGLDDALSAYRFLRAEGYAAENIAIGGDSAGGGMTLACLLSLRAAGEALPACAWLASPWVDLDMTGESLTTKAAVDPLIQRDYLQGLAAAYLGGNDPRNPLISPLHADLKGLPPILVQVGSSETLLDDAVRISRALGVADVPVTLEIWPEMIHAWPLWSARLDDGARATEHVGAFLRHHFSKN
- the gcvA gene encoding transcriptional regulator GcvA, translating into MSARLPPLNPLRAFEAAARHLSVTKAANELHVTHSAVSHQIRALETTLNVKLFHREGTRLRLSAQGSALLPSISSAFETIAEATSRLRRPSMEGDLVISCVPALLTFWLLPRIATFTDQFPGIRLRLSSSNNPADVYSPNIDLCIHYGDGSWADRWVRELTTISLFPVCSPTLLNKIQLREVRDMAQHVILHGDAGREWSRWLAASGATDTLAKARQHFMSDAHLAITAAMYGNGIALGDNVTIRQPLANGRLVVPFDLAVPATDAFFLICRSDMRTTPLVQTFIEWVDADIADGKI
- a CDS encoding aldehyde dehydrogenase, which codes for MTLHDTAFWQEKAARLRPETRAFIDGAYCPAQSGRTFSTINPATGQPIAAVSACDAQDVDRAVTSARRAFESGVWTRQSPKERKRIMLRFAKLIEERVEELALLETLDVGKPIGDSLRWDVPNAAACIAYYGEAIDKIYGEVAPGPDDLVSLVTREPLGVVAAVVPWNYPLLMAAWKIGPALAAGNSVILKPAEQSPLTAIRIAALAVEAGLPPGVLNVLPGLGPEAGQALGLHPDVDCVGFTGSVDIGRRFLTYAGQSNGKRVGLELGGKSPQVVLADAGDLDAVAEAVVAGIFSNTGQVCNAGSRLIVEAPIHDVLLDKIIAASSAFAAGDPLDPATAMGAVVSREQMDRVLAYIDQGQTEGARLVAGGRRARAESGGYFIAPTVFDGVGNGMTIAREEIFGPVLSVIPVRDAEAAVAAANDTDFGLAASVWSSDVKRAHQVAKALRAGTVWVNCFDRGSISVPFGGFKASGFGRDKSLHAIDKYTDWKSTIIAI
- a CDS encoding NAD(P)-dependent oxidoreductase; translation: MRDKVFVAQPIPEVALDILREVADVTVYPYLDRQISQDELIANAKRCDWLYVLGDTIVSADVINANPDLKAIGALTKVGINIDIPAATARNLPIVKGDTAEVFQGGVSLATADLTVGMILGLAYRIVDSDRYTRAGQFKQEQTMALMGQGCPAKTVGMIGMGAVARYMVPRLKAFDMKVIYTKRNRLSAEDEKALGVEWVPELDTLIAESDYLSVQCDYNDSTHCLIGEREFGLMKKEAYFINTARGRIVDEKAMIKALQDGVIAGAALDVYWDEPPYADPYCPVELTKLDNVILAPHNGGATWEVRGTRCASVSRDLVRLMKGERPKGLLNPETMPLAAE
- a CDS encoding ABC transporter substrate-binding protein, translated to MARLQEFAEDCVELAVERYNKGQISRRTLIQGLTALGAVGLSSGLGGASAAAKEVVMATWGGDSQKAFVAVFGPLYEKAGGKFVYDESGPSNGKIKAMVDAKNVTWDVCDAGVGAIGELGPRGLLEKIDYSVVDKSKVPAEFAYEYGICNYMSSFVLAWNKKQVSGEPTLADFFDVKKYPGKRALRKSSTAMLEMALMADGVPADKLYPLDQARAFKKISSIKDDLIFWDTGSRSMDILRNGDVAMAYIWNTRANVLKREANAEVDYTFKGGFLMPACWVVPKGNPAGKLAMEAIAVMQDPKAQIALLDLLGNGPANPAARALETPEQLAIDNGSPANAAVQAKTSADWYRDYFADSEKAYVDLITSFS